A portion of the Tachysurus fulvidraco isolate hzauxx_2018 chromosome 8, HZAU_PFXX_2.0, whole genome shotgun sequence genome contains these proteins:
- the LOC113662569 gene encoding uncharacterized protein LOC113662569 — protein sequence MLEHNQAIDMLHVISDGPVTQYRNKTNCFLLSQVPFTMGFKHVTWNFSERSHGKGAPDGVGGAVKRTADKYVLRGSDFQSPRDFYEFLSSQTETSVKFKWIEESDIEAYDKLIPPSVKPVTGILGTHQVLSSLPGVILHRDLSCFCSYPEVCSCHKSKKVDFGNALETESNDLFEEEDRCTQGKFVIVEYDGRPYVGQIVEAHGDELKINCMKQKSENSFVWPEKLECIYYSRQIIGVISEPEPMHRAARLAPLDWLMFNS from the coding sequence ATGCTGGAACATAACCAAGCCATTGATATGTTGCATGTGATCAGTGATGGTCCTGTAACACAATACAGGAACAAAACCAACTGCTTTCTGTTAAGCCAAGTTCCCTTCACAATGGGCTTTAAACATGTAACTTGGAATTTCTCAGAAAGGTCACATGGCAAGGGAGCCCCAGATGGTGTTGGGGGAGCAGTCAAAAGAACAGCAGACAAGTATGTTCTGAGAGGCAGTGATTTTCAATCTCCAAGAGATTTCTACGAGTTCCTATCCTCCCAAACAGAGACGAGTGTGAAATTCAAATGGATTGAAGAGTCAGATATTGAGGCCTACGACAAACTAATACCTCCATCTGTCAAACCAGTTACAGGGATTCTAGGTACACACCAAGTCTTGTCATCATTACCAGGAGTGATCCTGCACAGAGACTTAAGTTGTTTCTGTTCATATCCTGAAGTGTGTTCTTGCCACAAATCAAAGAAGGTGGATTTTGGAAATGCTTTGGAGACTGAATCAAATGACCTCTTTGAGGAAGAAGATAGATGCACACAAGGAAAATTTGTCATTGTGGAGTATGATGGCAGACCATATGTTGGGCAGATCGTGGAGGCTCATGGAGATGAACTAAAAATAAACTGCATGAAGCAAAAGAGTGAGAATTCATTTGTGTGGCCGGAGAAACTTGAATGCATTTACTATTCACGGCAGATAATTGGTGTCATATCTGAACCGGAGCCAATGCACCGTGCTGCTCGACTCGCACCCCTTGACTGGTTGATGTTCAATTCTTGA
- the si:ch211-176g6.2 gene encoding ras-associating and dilute domain-containing protein: MTWSERTLRRTGTAPPSPAAAPISAAKRSLSKLSRKHSNGSVQSSSSTGTARSVEGVGFRQPAKSRIRRHQHRLSSVFSRAVLSPRGDITTSGEELSVTEDPSELSSHITAPGILKIFGTEICEGANYKSVLATTHSSAKELVKEALERYSLNKADAHAYVLCDVIGCLREREWRSECVRVVGDNEQPLLLQSLWKPREGYARRFEIQSRASVEEKISRDKDTVTAGINAQARKLQKTRSRGRSVVFGGGGSPADLGLSLCRSLSETDLRPSPERQQSLKSQSGGEDPEAYKELPCEAGRKEETACGDDNCTQYSIHPPVHFPYFLLLQGFSYRQDFIIYSLKSSCTVFGSNSEQSGGVKERPDVDVTLWAPDIQPKHCCIQRLQVTTSDFQQNDRKRSVVTVLKPFHGAVVKRNGAVINQEVELHSGDVIGLGKNYLFMFKEPSSEILGSSHSVGLSCQDDSPQPPPPLPPPTACPLYQTGTLCAAESTFPCLKDTNGQKLVLFYDVEHETRILEEIFKKICRHEDLHKLTPSFLVCLCLQQSATHFPMTDLRRLLLHIANEVQIAVLERAKEVAAIQSEMEGIEPVRLQTENLLRSLQPLVLWMANSIELLHFIHQEVPCMLHGISRMEEEEDEDCLAVLELRLSTVRPASEEAMTVLEEVIMVTFQQCVYYLTKLLYPVLPGLLDSNPFSEKGQEQIPSEVASVLDIFTKTLNLIKDFHVHPEISIQLFTYLFFFVNAILFNLLMERGSGGSFYQWTCGVQIRANLDALIDWAYTAGLGELAQSQLFKLSSAVNLLATTREHLLQASWGSLRTEFFSLSPAQLHHMLTEYNPRRPCPTAWTPCGADADAAYRTDYILESFDDHPPLVLPIDGFQLNLKKPVGDTSLIKELVQLQAIIKTLNVRASTTQCAQRESAVPLEAKRTRMEILPKAHLEQGHKPLTLSKNCDSSTCSSVSGDEGTCEVQITQRIKALDLQDKESNHNSRALETLCLLTPPNTPLSSERMASETKDQDTESRQCCDADTTKHTCGECGRHEVNDDDDDGDDDEVFVVELLKGPGGLGLSLVDGVETPVKMNGIYIKSVIPGSPAALSQRLRPGDQLLAINGHGLVGLDYHTGRELIQKAGDQAQLLVARAERTDEDTVPGR; this comes from the exons ATGACGTGGAGTGAGCGGACCTTAAGGAGAACAGGCACCGCACCTCCATCACCTGCAGCAGCACCGATCAGCGCAGCCAAGAGGAGCCTCTCCAAGCTCAGCCGCAAACACAGCAATGGCTCTGTCCA ATCCAGCTCGTCAACTGGCACTGCCAGGTCTGTGGAGGGCGTGGGCTTCAGGCAACCAGCCAAGAGCAGAATCCGCCGGCATCAGCATCGCCTTTCCTCTGTGTTCAGCCGTGCCGTTCTCTCACCCCGGGGGGACATTACTACATCTGGGGAAGAACTATCAGTAACAGAAGATCCCTCAGAACTGTCCAGTCACATCACGGCACCGGGGATCCTGAAGATTTTTGGCACTGAGATCTGTGAAGGTGCCAACTATAAGAGTGTCCTGGCTACAACCCACTCCAGTGCCAAAGAGCTGGTGAAAGAAGCACTCGAGAG aTATTCCCTGAACAAGGCAGATGCTCATGCCTACGTCCTGTGCGACGTTATCGGCTGCCTCAGAGAACGAGAATGGAGGAGCGAGTGTGTTCGCGTGGTGGGAGACAACGAGCAGCCGCTGCTCCTGCAGTCACTCTGGAAGCCCAGAGAAGGTTACGCAAGACGATTTGAAATCCAAAGCAGAGCCAGTGTGGAGGAGAAAATCTCCAGAGACAAGGACACGGTGACTGCAG GGATCAACGCTCAGGCCCGTAAACTGCAGAAGACACGCTCACGAGGGAGGTCTGTGGTGTTTGGCGGAGGCGGGAGTCCCGCAGATCTCGGGCTGAGTCTGTGCAGGAGTCTCAGTGAAACAGATCTCAGGCCTTCCCCTGAGCGCCAGCAGAGCCTTAAGAGCCAATCGGGTGGGGAGGACCCGGAGGCCTACAAAGAGCTTCCCTGTGAGGCTGGCAGAAAAGAAGAGACGGCGTGCGGCGATGACAACTGCACACAGTATTCCATTCACCCTCCCGTGCACTTCCCTTACTTCCTGCTACTGCAGGGCTTTAGTTACAGACAG GACTTCATCATCTATTCTCTAAAAAGCAGCTGTACGGTTTTCGGCAGTAATTCTGAGCAATCTGGCGGAGTAAAAGAGCGTCCAGATGTTGATGTGACTCTTTGGGCTCCTGACATCCAACCAAAGCACTGTTGCATTCAGAGACTACAGGTCACAACTTCTGACTTTCAGCAAAATGACAGAAAGAGATCAGTTGTCACAGTCCTCAAACCCTTCCATGGAGCTGTGGTCAAGAGGAATGGAGCTGTTATCAACCAAGAGGTGGAGCTTCATTCAGGAGATGTCATAGGCTTGGGCAAGAATTACCTCTTCATGTTTAAGGAACCCAGCTCTGAAATTTTAGGCAGCTCTCATAGTGTTGGTCTTTCATGTCAAGATGACTCACCacaacctcctcctcctctaccACCTCCTACAGCATGTCCTCTCTATCAGACAGGAACACTTTGTGCTGCAGAAAGCACCTTTCCCTGCCTTAAAGACACCAACGGACAAAAGCTTGTCCTCTTTTATGATGTAGAGCATGAAACAAGGATCCTGGAGGAGATATTTAAAAAGATATGCCGTCATGAAGACCTGCACAAGCTCACCCCATCAttccttgtttgtttatgcCTCCAGCAATCTGCTACACATTTTCCCATGACTGACCTGCGACGACTTCTCCTACATATAGCCAATGAGGTCCAAATAGCTGTATTG gAAAGAGCGAAGGAGGTTGCAGCTATTCAATCTGAAAT GGAAGGCATTGAGCCGGTGAGGCTGCAGACAGAGAACCTCCTCAGAAGCCTGCAGCCGCTTGTACTGTGGATGGCCAACTCCATCGAGCTCCTCCATTTCATCCATCAAGAAGTGCCTTGCATGTTGCATGGGATTTCACGaatggaggaggaagaggatgaagatTGTTTGG CTGTACTGGAGTTACGTTTGTCTACTGTGCGGCCCGCCAGCGAAGAGGCCATGACGGTCCTGGAGGAGGTCATTATGGTCACCTTCCAACAGTGTGTCTATTACCTCACCAAG CTCCTCTACCCAGTCCTCCCAGGCCTGTTAGACAGCAATCCTTTCTCAGAGAAAGGACAGGAGCAGATCCCTAGTGAGGTTGCCAGCGTGTTGGACATCTTTACAAAGACACTGAATCTCATCAAAGACTTCCACGTACACCCTGAAATTTCCATCCAGCTTTTCACTTACCTCTTCTTCTTTGTCAATGCCATCCTCTTCAACCTACTCATGGAGAGAG GTTCAGGGGGAAGTTTTTACCAATGGACATGTGGGGTTCAGATCCGGGCAAATTTGGATGCTCTCATAGACTGGGCTTATACGGCAGGACTTGGAGAACTGGCTCAGAGCCAACTCTTCAAACTCTCTTCTGCTGTCAATCTGCTCGCCACCACTCGAGAACATCTGCTGCAG GCATCATGGGGTTCTTTGAGGACAGAGTTTTTCTCACTTAGCCCTGCTCAACTTCACCACATGCTGACAGAGTACAACCCACGTCGGCCTTGCCCCACTGCATGGACACCCTGCGGTGCTGACGCCGATGCAGCATACCGAACTG ACTATATTCTGGAGAGCTTTGACGATCACCCACCTCTTGTCCTGCCCATCGATGGCTTCCAGCTGAACTTAAAAAAGCCTGTTGGAGATACAAGCCTCATTAAAGAACTAGTGCAGCTTCAGGCAATCATCAAGACACTTAATGTTAGAGCATCAACTACACAGTGTGCTCAG CGTGAATCTGCTGTACCCCTGGAAGCCAAACGCACCAGAATGGAGATTCTTCCAAAAGCCCATCTGGAACAAGGACACAAACCATTGACGTTGAGTAAGAACTGTGATTCTTCCACTTGTTCTTCAGTATCAGGTGACGAGGGCACTTGTGAAGTTCAGATCACACAAAGGATAAAGGCTCTAGATCTACAAGACAAAGAGTCGAACCACAACAGCAGAGCTCTGGAAACCTTGTGCTTGCTCACTCCGCCTAACACACCGTTGAGCTCAGAGCGGATGGCGTCAGAGACCAAAGACCAAGATACAGAGTCTCGTCAGTGCTGTGATGCGGATACGACCAAGCACACATGTG GAGAATGTGGAAGGCATGAAgtcaatgatgatgatgatgatggtgatgatgatgaagtgtttgTGGTGGAGCTGCTGAAAGGCCCTGGAGGACTAGGACTGTCTCTAGTGGATGGAGTG GAAACACCAGTGAAGATGAATGGGATTTACATTAAATCTGTGATCCCAGGGTCACCTGCAGCTCTGAGTCAGAGACTGAGGCCAGGCGATCAACTTCTGGCCATCAACGGCCACGGACTGGTCGGCTTGGACTACCACAC AGGCAGAGAACTCATTCAAAAGGCTGGAGACCAAGCTCAGTTGCTCGTTGCCCGGGCTGAAAGAACTGACGAAGACACGGTGCCAGGACGCTGA